The DNA sequence CGACACCATTACCGAGCACGCGGCGGGGAGGTCGCGCTACGTTCCGGTTGACTGACGCTCCTACAAGCGTTGCTTCCAATATCCGGGTCGACGGCGCGCCTCCGCCCACGGGACAGTCTTGGCGATGCCGTTATCCAGCCGGTGCAGGCGCCGCTGAATCTCGACCGACCACGCCGCTTCGACATCTTCGTCGATGTGTGGGTCGAGGCTCTCGATCAACTGCCCAGCGAGCGC is a window from the Spirochaetaceae bacterium genome containing:
- a CDS encoding addiction module protein — translated: MNHKQLLAEALQLSAEERGALAGQLIESLDPHIDEDVEAAWSVEIQRRLHRLDNGIAKTVPWAEARRRPGYWKQRL